In the genome of Dromiciops gliroides isolate mDroGli1 chromosome 1, mDroGli1.pri, whole genome shotgun sequence, the window CTGCTATTAAATGTTTTGGCTCTGACATATACACCTACACACAGGTGTGTGCATGTTtggtgcatgtgcatatgtgtgtccCTGTGTCTGCATACTATCTCCTTCCCTAACATATTAACTGGTATCTGGTTGCCtatggattgattgattatgtATGTAAAGTATCCACATATCTCCCaacagaatggaaactccttgaggccaggggttAGCTCACTTTGGTATTTGTATATCCAAAGCACAAAGTTCATATTAGACACTGgcaaaatgtttgttaattttttgatttattgattgaacttgtttccttttctataaaatgaagactatAGTACCTGCAGTAAACACCTACAAAAAAGCCTCTCAGGGTtgtaaggaaaacactttgtaaacctggaAGGTCTATGAGAGTAGAAAGTGAGTTGACATTGTGGTTGCATTTCTTTGAGCCTCAAAGGCTTTCTAATCTTTCAGAGTTTCCTTTAGAAATATTcctcattttttattaattcattctttaAACTTTAGTTATCATTTAGCTCTTTTAACTATGATTAGCTGACAGTCCGCTAAAGGTAAGAATGCAGTACACAAAAGAAATTTAAGAGTTATAATAGGATATACCTGATCTCATCGATCTCTACCACTTGAGGTAGGGAAGGGTATGCTTGAAGTTAACTCAAACCTCTCCAGAgctgattcttaaattttctgtgtgaacatttatgcctcagaaattggcaaacattacaaatcagagcttaaattattgtttcattgattgtctagacttaagaaagtgttggagaaaatgttaataatacagattaaacttaaaagtgtataaTGGGTCCatgtccccctctcccccatagctgattgttaaacatctaccagcACAGCCCTAGAAGTAGGTAATACAGGTATTatctccgttttacagatgaattatTCTTCAAAGGATGAATAATTTGATCCAGCAAACCAAGTCTacatagtgtcagaggcaggattccagtccaggtctctcctgattccTTTACAGCATTCTTTTATGTtgttatttactcatttttcagtcatgtctgattcttcgtaACTCCattggggggtttcttggcaaagatactagaatgattagctatttccttctccagatcattttacagatgaggacacagaggcaaacaggacttgcccagggtgacacagctagaaagcgtctgaggctggatttgaactcaggaacgtgagtcttccttattctaggaccagcactctttccactataacaccAATCTGTCCATTCTTTTATAGAGCCTTTCAATCTAATACTAGCTGACATTTGTTCAGTAGTCAGAGGTTTACCAACTAGGCTTTAGtttagttgatcctcacaaccatgcCAGAAAGGAGCATGACTTCGGACATACAGGGAGAAGAAGCTGATTTTGCCAAAGGGCCTCTCTGGATGTGAGTCCACACTTCCTGCTAAAGATTTCTGGCTTCAGTCAGGAAAGCTGCAGTGAAACCCCACTGTAGCAGGGCTATCAGGGAGCAGGACTAATAACACATTAGAGGCCATTTGTGCTCCAGCAGCTCTTCATTCTACAAATCAGTACCATAATGGAGTTCTACAGCTTGGTTTGAAGAGCTTTTACACAGAGAAGAGAATAGATTTTATTCATTCTACACTCCTGCAGAAAACCAGACTAGAACCAAAGGGGAAATTATGGGAGAGCAAATTTTTACTTAATATAAAGAACTTCTTGGTTCAATAAAGAGGAACTGGATAcggactctggagtcagaggatctgggttcaaatcctacctctgaggATGATTATGAGTGTGAACtaagctaagtcacttaactttcttgggcctcaattttctcagcttTATAATGAAAAcattatcagttggggaatggctgaacaagttgtggtatatgattgtgatggaatactattgtgctgcaagaaatgacaagcaggtggattccagaaaaatatggaaagacttacatgaactgatgcaaagtgaagtgagcagaaccagggaaacattgtacatagtaacagcaatattgtatgatgaccaactatgattgacttagcacttctcagaaatacaatgatgcaagacaattccaaaggacatatAATGGGAAATGTTCTCTACGTCCAGAGAAAGATCTCATGgagtctgaacacagattgaagcatactatttttgctttattttttttttcatgcttcttttcttttggtctgtttcttctttcctaacatggctaatatggaaatacgttttacATTATTATACATACATGCCCTAaaattgcttattgtctcagggagagggtggtgagggagggagggagataatttggaactcaaaaatttttgaaaatgaatgttaaaaattatctttacatgtacttggAAAAATACTATCTTAAGTAAAGAAGACATTGAACAAGATGTCTTCCAAGTTTCCTTCCAGATCTAggtttatgattctatgacttctgatttcattattggtataaggaactccttgTGTGAAAGCTTCCTCCATTCATGTAGATTGGCACCTAGCCTAGAACTTAACATCTTAGAGAACTGCCTCTCATCCAGTGGTTAAAAGTCTTGTCTACAGTTGCTCAGGAATATCTGTCAGAGGCAGGAGGTAAGCCAGGCCCTCTTGACTCTCAGACCAGTCATCTATTATGTAATACTAACTTTTGGGTCATATGCTTAGACTAAAATTAGGAactttattactttccagttacatctgCCTAACAACAGAATGGGTTAGCCTGTAAGGGCTCCTATCATTGCAAGTATTCAAGAAGGGTTTGGGTCAATCTAATATGTATTTATTGCCAGGCTACATGTAGTAAGTGACCCTCACAGTGACAAAACATCAGTCTATTCTTGTGTAAGAAACATGTGATTTCACCAGTTTCTAGGACCTCTGTAATATGATCTTCATCCATGTCTTCAATTGGGCATTTCCCCCAAGAGCCTCCTGGTTCAGAAATAACCAGGGCCCCTGAGAAGTTTGCAAGTATCTCTTTCTGGTGATATCTGTTAtacaaagcttcttaaagaaCAGGAATCCAAGAGAGAATTGACAAATTCTCTCATGTTGCTTTTTGTGCCAGAAATGTCCAATTACTATTTTTCTGCCAATCAATATCTAacccatccttcaaggtccagttcACATACCACCTCCTCTGATCTccaaaataatgaatgaatgaatgataaagcatttattaagtgtttgctgcAGGATGACCACCTAATACTGATCACTTAGCATTTATATTCTTCTTGTgcatttttcaaattctaatttttattatgttcatCTATGAATGTCTGTAATAACATCATTGGATTGTAAGTGCCTTTAGCATAAGGACCATTTGCTTACATTTCTATCACATCTAGTACTTAGCATCAGGGATATAGGAGAACCTTAATGTTGAAAGTATGAATGAACCAGGcttataaaatatgtattaacATGTACATGATGTATACATGGAATGAATCATATATGGAATATTTacagaaaggcatggaaaagaTTTGAAAGAGATATGAAGACATGGCACGTACATGAGTGAGTTCTTCTGAGAAGACTGCAAATCCATCATATGTGATTATGTGTTTAGATGTTTGAACAATATATGTATTTAAAGTCAGGTGGTTTGATGCAAAGTCCATTTGCATGTAAGGGGACTGATTTCCAGGATATATCTTCTGACTTTATTTATCACATACTTACTGAGCCCTAcagtaggcactggggatacaataatGAAAAAGACAAAGTATTCAACACTGGAAAGGATGGTCTTTCATGAACTAGTCAAACTATCATCCCAAGATGTCATCAGTACTCTTCTaaaacaaaggaccaacaacaaggAACACTAAGCATTGGATTAGATTAATCTGTTTCTTAGGTGTTGGAATACTTTAGTTTAATGtaagtattcttttaaaaaatgtcctcttaaaattataataatttgcaTGATACTCTCGATAAATACAAATCTCCCAATAAAGCATGAGAATAAAACCATTTACATTGAATAggttttaacaaaataataatgataatcttTTTCCTGTGACTGCTTTGGAACTAATCTGCATGCTTAAAAGATTGGTGTGTTTCTTATTGCTTATTATATGGTAATGATTCGTTTTATGCTCTTATCCCTTTTGCTAGAGAAAGGGGAGCTACCTGGTTAACCAGCATTTAAAGAGGCATGTGGGTGAAACTTTGTTTCATTGGTTGCAATTTCCAAATAATTCATCATATGTTCAGAATCTAGAACAATGCAACCATAAATAAGAATACTCTGTACCACATTGTTGTTGAGCTCAAATAGAAATGTCTCCCTGCCACAGCATATTTTCTTATAAAGACACAAATTGTTATccatattgtattgtatttttatttattttgtcaaacatttcccagttacattttttgggggtattttttgttgttgtttgtttttttgttttgtttttgcagggaaacgaggttaagtgacttgcccagggtcacacagctactaagtgtcaagtgtctgaggccagatttgaactcaggtcctcctgaatccaaggccagttctctaggcactgtgccacctagctgcctctcccagttacattttaatctagttctggcAGCCCTGAGGAGTTTTGCAGGCTGTGAGTTTGACAACATAATCAACAAGCTATCCTTGTgacttttcttgaagacctccaatgaagaaAAGCAACCTATTCCATATGTGTTTAGCTCTGATTGCAAGAAAGTCTTTCTTAATACTTAAACTTGTCCATGTGTATATACCTCACGTTTCCAACTAAGCCTGAGGTATTTTGCTTTCTACATATGCATGATTCTATATTGGTAGAAGGAATGCTGGGCAGTGGGTAGAATTGCTACAAGAGTTTTGGAGAGGAGAAACATTCATCCTTTGAGAGAGAATACACATAATGCTTCTCTTCAGGACTTGAGACATGTTATAGAAGAAAGAAGCTACAGACACATAGGGGAAGTCAGTTCTTCAACATGTCCCTGATTTCCAGCTTGTCTCCCTAGAAACTTCAGGGAATTTCCATGTGGGTGAGATCAGCGTCTCTCTTTTGGTCATGCAGAGATCTTATCTCATTCCCACCTAAAGAGTTCATTCACTCTGAGTTTTCAGATATATTCTAATCTTTGTAACTTCTCCAATTTCTCTTCAATATTTTTCTCGGACAGATGGGTTTACTTCCTGTTCcactatttgtgatggtcttttttGTAATCTGAATTTTGTGGTGGCAGGTATAAGTTTGGGGCAAGTCTGCCCCTTAAGGTGATAGGAGAAGTGACTTTTGAGGGAAATGATGTTTGTTTTGAACTTCTTATGTACCAAGGCTAGCAATATTGGGAGAGGGGggcagatataattctagtcctGTATCCCTTTGGAGACTGGAAGAAAGAGTTCCCAGCCTGAGGGTTCTCCAGGTGCCTGCTCCTTCCCATATCCCATCTCTTGTGCTAGCTATTCTCCTTTCCACAGGGGCAGTCCAGACTTCAGATCATATCTGTATATACCTATCACGAGCCAGAGTTAGACAATTAATgtgaatgtgatttttttcatggGCAAACAAACAAATCTTACATGTAACATCTGACTTCTTTTCCTAGTTTTCCCCTCTGGGTCCAAACAGAAAAGTCCTTCTTTTGCTTGCTCCTCTATTACCTGAAAATAACTATCATAGCTATTCCCTTAATGTAAACAAATTACTTGGTGTCTAGCTATTAGTGATAACAGGACTCAGTTAGGATAGTCTTCATAAACCAGACATAATCTGTAACTAGGGTCACATTTAAACCCTTTCTAATGTAGGAAAGCCTTTCAGAGTTGGCATTACATAAACCTTCAAGAATACATGGGCATGGTACTTCTTTTTAAGATGgtgatatgaaaaattatagaacaGCCCAACCCTCTCAGGAACACTCCAACAATTACCTAAAATTGTACCTGGAAAATCAATAATCAAGAAGGTTAAGGAAAAGCAGTACTAAAATTCTCTAAAGGAGTCTAGAACTGTACAAGAAGATAGTCAAAAGCCTGTGGGTGCTGAAAAAGGTACTGCAACAGAGGAGATGGAAGCCAACCCAAGCTTTCATAGAAAACTGACCTGAAAACAGATAGAGGAAAATTAATTTAAGAATGActaagtcttggggcagctaggtggcacagtggatagagcacccgccctgaagtcaggagaacctgagctgtgtgaccctgggcaagtcacttaaccccaattgcctcaccaaaaaaaaaaaaagaatgacttagtCTCCTTGGAAATTATGATCAAATAATAAACCTAAATGCCATATTTccagaaatcataaaagaaaactgttcaGCCCTATTAGAATTTGGGACAaagttgaaaataaaaagaaaccaatCTACAGAAAGAAACGAGAAATTGAAAACACCAAGGAGTGTCATATTCAAAACTCAGAGCTtccatatcaaagaaaaaataccattggcagtcagaaaaaaaagtttcaaatatCAAGAGACATAGTCCGAGTCACACAAAACTTAACAATAACTCTtataaagaagaggagaaaatggaatattatattgcAAAAGGCAAAGGATGAAGATTCacaaaaccaagaataatttacactgcaaaactgagtataatcctacaagcaaaaaaaaatagatttgggtttttttttttgtttgttttgttttgtttttgagcagTGAGCCGGCTTTATTCTGTATTGTGGGCCCTGTCGGCCTTCTTGTAGGGCTGGTTCTCCTAGTCGTGCTTCAGGCTCAGCAGGTCGAACAGGTATTCTCCCAGCCCAGGCTGGGGGTCGGCCTGCATGTGGTGCAGGGTGGTCAGGTGGTCGCCCAGGCACTTCAGCAGCCTCACCGCCTCGCCCAGGTAGTGGCTCTCCAGGAAATCACAAAGGTGGGGATCCCCTTGGCAGGAGCCCAGGTCGTGCAGCTTCAGGAGGGCCTGGTTCAGAACCTTCTCCAGGCTCAGGGCAACCTCCATGGCATCCAAGCTGCGGCCCCACTCATCTTGACCAGGTTTCTGCACAGCCTGGAGGAGTACCCGGCCCCCACGTTGGTTCTGGAGCCGCATAAGGCGCTCGGCGCCCTCGCGTTTGTCCTTCACCCGGTCACGGAAAAAATGCGACACCCTCGGCAGAGCGACATCGTCCCGGTCGAAATAGAAACCCAGGGACAGGTAGGAGTAGGAGGCCTGCAGGTAGAGTTTGGTCAGGCGGTTGACCGCGGCCTCGGCCTCTGAGAAGTTTTGGCGGATCTGAGAGGTGGAGCTCATGGCACCAACGGCAACGGGAGGAGGCGGCTGGTCCCGGAGCTGTTTGGTCTCGGAGGCCAGGGGTGGATGGTCCCGGAGGCGGATGGTCTCGAAAGCGGGGGTCGGGTGGTCCCAGGGGCTGGCGGGCTGCAGAAGGACGAAGATCTAGCGCGAGGGGAGTTGGGGGAACCCCGGGTCTGTTCCGTCCAAACACTGTTGAAGCAAGAACCAGAGCCGGGAGACgaggtctaaaaaaaaaaaaagatttgtaatagaagactttaaagcattcttgatgaaaatataaaatctacATAGAATTTTTGAAACATAAACACGGGAGTCCAGAGAAATCTAGAATGATAAATATAATTGTGATGAGTTTCTTCTCTGTTACACCCAGTTACACATTTGAACAATTGGAAGGAGTTAAAATATATGTCATGTCATGTTCaatcatctctgactcttcacgactctatttgggttttcttggcaaaaatactggagttgtttgccatttccttctcctgctcattttacagatgaggaaactgaggcaaagcaggttaagtgatttgctcaagtcacacagctaggaagtgtctgaggccagatttgaactcgggaagatgtgtcttcctga includes:
- the LOC122736933 gene encoding ferritin light chain-like, whose translation is MSSTSQIRQNFSEAEAAVNRLTKLYLQASYSYLSLGFYFDRDDVALPRVSHFFRDRVKDKREGAERLMRLQNQRGGRVLLQAVQKPGQDEWGRSLDAMEVALSLEKVLNQALLKLHDLGSCQGDPHLCDFLESHYLGEAVRLLKCLGDHLTTLHHMQADPQPGLGEYLFDLLSLKHD